A single genomic interval of Sulfuricella sp. harbors:
- the tuf gene encoding elongation factor Tu, translated as MAKGKFERTKPHVNVGTIGHVDHGKTTLTAAITTILSKKFGGEAKGYDQIDSAPEEKARGITINTAHVEYETQARHYAHVDCPGHADYVKNMITGAAQMDGAVLVVSAADGPMPQTREHILLARQVGVPYIIVYMNKADMVDDPELLELVEMEIRELLSKYDFPGDDTPVIIGSALKALEGDQSDIGEPSIFRLADALDSYIPQPERAIDGTFLMPVEDVFSISGRGTVVTGRIERGIVKVGEEVEIVGIKPTIKTTCTGVEMFRKLLDQGQAGDNVGVLLRGTKREEVERGQVLAKPGSITPHTKFSAEIYVLSKDEGGRHTPFFQGYRPQFYFRTTDVTGAIELPAGTEMVMPGDNISINVALIQPIAMEEGLRFAIREGGRTVGAGVVAKVIE; from the coding sequence ATGGCAAAAGGCAAGTTTGAACGTACCAAACCGCACGTAAACGTGGGCACGATTGGTCACGTGGATCATGGCAAGACGACTTTGACGGCGGCGATCACAACGATATTGTCGAAGAAATTTGGTGGAGAAGCCAAAGGCTACGACCAGATTGACTCGGCACCGGAAGAAAAGGCACGCGGCATCACCATCAACACCGCGCACGTGGAATACGAAACGCAGGCTCGCCACTACGCCCACGTTGACTGCCCGGGACACGCCGACTACGTCAAGAACATGATCACGGGCGCAGCCCAGATGGACGGCGCCGTGCTCGTGGTATCCGCAGCAGACGGCCCGATGCCCCAGACCCGCGAGCACATCCTGCTTGCCCGTCAGGTTGGCGTACCCTACATCATCGTCTACATGAACAAAGCCGACATGGTCGACGACCCCGAACTGCTGGAACTGGTTGAAATGGAGATTCGCGAACTACTCTCCAAATATGACTTTCCAGGCGACGACACCCCCGTCATCATCGGCTCGGCACTGAAAGCCCTCGAAGGCGACCAGAGCGACATCGGCGAACCCTCCATCTTCAGGCTGGCAGACGCACTCGACAGCTACATCCCGCAACCGGAACGCGCCATTGACGGCACCTTCCTGATGCCAGTGGAAGACGTCTTCTCCATCTCCGGACGTGGCACCGTCGTAACCGGCCGTATCGAACGCGGCATCGTCAAGGTCGGCGAAGAAGTTGAAATTGTCGGCATCAAGCCCACCATCAAAACCACCTGCACCGGTGTAGAGATGTTCCGCAAACTGCTCGACCAGGGTCAGGCAGGCGACAACGTCGGCGTACTGCTGCGCGGCACCAAGCGAGAAGAAGTCGAGCGCGGCCAGGTACTGGCCAAGCCAGGCTCCATCACCCCGCACACCAAATTCTCGGCAGAGATCTATGTGCTCTCCAAGGATGAGGGCGGCCGTCACACCCCATTCTTCCAGGGCTACCGTCCGCAGTTCTACTTCCGCACCACCGACGTAACCGGTGCGATCGAACTGCCGGCCGGCACGGAAATGGTCATGCCGGGAGACAACATCTCGATCAACGTTGCGCTGATCCAGCCGATCGCCATGGAAGAAGGCCTGCGTTTCGCGATTCGCGAAGGCGGCCGTACCGTTGGTGCCGGTGTCGTGGCCAAGGTCATCGAGTAA
- a CDS encoding histidine kinase — protein MASINQNQRPPVALPNFCNLGVNLRILLAVNGMSLIAAGLKASTWALFWQELMGIAVLVQPVLLLSLLLLCTVRKFLDRLPYRGGIVMVVLLEELLTTLAYFLGRELLDTVESFQLYRYWIFTFLLTATLLVYFNLRSRALSPALSEARLQALQARIRPHFLFNSINAVLSLIRSNPKAAETALEDMADLFRVLMADNRNLVGLEQEVALSRQYLGLEQLRLGERLRVIWHTEKMPHDALIPPLVLQPLLENAVYHGIEPSILPGEICVNIYSSRNQVHLVLRNPYRNEGNHHSGNKMALGNIRERLALHFDAEASLTTQISDNAYQVHIVIPYMKQ, from the coding sequence ATGGCAAGTATAAATCAAAACCAGCGGCCCCCGGTGGCCCTGCCCAATTTTTGCAATCTGGGGGTGAACCTGCGCATTCTGCTCGCCGTAAATGGCATGAGCCTGATCGCGGCTGGCCTGAAAGCATCCACCTGGGCCTTGTTCTGGCAGGAGTTGATGGGAATTGCCGTGCTGGTGCAGCCGGTATTGCTGTTGAGCCTGCTGCTGCTGTGCACGGTGCGAAAATTTCTGGATCGCCTGCCTTATCGGGGCGGCATCGTGATGGTCGTGCTACTGGAAGAATTGCTGACCACGCTGGCGTATTTCCTGGGGCGCGAATTGCTGGATACGGTTGAATCATTTCAGCTGTACCGATACTGGATATTCACTTTCTTGCTGACAGCCACGCTGCTGGTTTATTTCAATTTACGCAGCCGCGCGCTTTCGCCAGCCTTGAGCGAGGCCCGGTTGCAGGCGCTGCAGGCGCGCATCCGGCCCCACTTCCTGTTCAATAGCATCAATGCGGTGCTGAGTCTGATTCGCAGCAATCCGAAAGCGGCGGAAACCGCGCTGGAAGACATGGCGGACCTGTTTCGCGTGCTCATGGCGGACAATCGCAATCTGGTCGGCCTTGAGCAGGAAGTGGCCTTGAGCCGCCAGTATCTCGGGCTGGAGCAGTTGCGGCTGGGAGAGCGTTTGCGGGTGATATGGCACACGGAAAAAATGCCGCACGATGCGCTGATCCCCCCCCTGGTTTTGCAGCCCTTGCTGGAAAATGCCGTATATCACGGTATCGAGCCGTCGATTCTGCCGGGCGAGATTTGTGTCAATATTTACAGTAGCCGCAACCAGGTTCATCTGGTATTGCGCAACCCCTATCGCAACGAAGGGAATCACCATAGCGGCAACAAGATGGCACTGGGAAATATACGCGAAAGACTGGCGCTGCATTTTGATGCCGAGGCAAGCCTGACAACGCAAATCAGCGATAACGCTTATCAGGTGCACATCGTGATTCCCTATATGAAGCAGTGA
- a CDS encoding LytTR family DNA-binding domain-containing protein gives MADPIRILIVDDEAPARNRLREVLADCAENLPVIAAGEAASGREALDWLEHNTVDVVLLDIRMPEMDGIELARHMQKLKNPPAVVFCTAYDQHAIEAFEVNAIDYLLKPVRRERLILALNKAQAYSRLQLKAVSRQPRVNLAMSVGGKIMLVPVADIVFLRAEQKYVTVRTLMHEYLTEESLMHLEQEFGEHFVRIHRNCIVARDFIAGFERQQPSSEDEAGSFAWTVLLRGLEEKLPISRRHRHIVKETAGD, from the coding sequence ATGGCCGATCCAATAAGAATACTGATCGTGGACGACGAAGCGCCGGCGCGTAACCGCCTGCGCGAGGTGCTGGCGGATTGTGCGGAAAATCTGCCGGTAATTGCGGCGGGAGAGGCGGCATCGGGGCGGGAGGCGCTTGACTGGCTGGAGCACAACACGGTTGACGTGGTACTGCTGGATATCCGCATGCCGGAAATGGACGGGATTGAGCTGGCGCGGCACATGCAGAAATTGAAAAATCCCCCCGCAGTGGTTTTTTGTACCGCATATGATCAGCATGCCATTGAGGCATTCGAGGTTAATGCCATCGATTATCTGCTCAAGCCTGTTCGGCGGGAGCGCTTGATCCTGGCGCTAAACAAGGCGCAGGCATATTCACGGCTACAGTTGAAAGCCGTGTCTCGCCAGCCACGGGTTAACCTTGCCATGTCCGTGGGGGGCAAAATAATGCTGGTGCCAGTGGCGGACATTGTGTTTCTTCGGGCGGAGCAGAAATACGTGACGGTGAGAACGCTGATGCATGAATACCTGACGGAAGAGTCTCTGATGCATCTGGAGCAGGAGTTTGGTGAGCACTTTGTGCGCATACACCGCAATTGCATCGTGGCACGAGATTTTATTGCCGGTTTTGAAAGGCAGCAGCCCAGCAGCGAGGATGAAGCCGGAAGCTTTGCCTGGACGGTTTTGCTGCGCGGCCTGGAAGAGAAATTGCCGATCAGCCGCAGGCATCGGCATATCGTCAAGGAAACGGCGGGCGATTGA